The Mus caroli chromosome 1, CAROLI_EIJ_v1.1, whole genome shotgun sequence genome has a window encoding:
- the Tex44 gene encoding testis-expressed protein 44 isoform X5 — translation MTAEPLEDPEASSSSTHDLPEASSDNTADENSADLPGESQEPDSLPDDVPPGDIDEVLAEHDVDQTSEAKAITTEQNEEQDFIRTDTFMRQDEDLVSKQISTITEKNVDQVSMQINTVFEQDKDQASIQTATLMGQDEDQASLQIATSVGQNKDQPSIQTATLMGQDEDQASLQIATSVGQNKDQPSMQMDTSIGQDVEPAISTDTATSAVKDESPDTPHQGQDNPEETTSLLPQDPGILQVFVGFQNPVWDRLAENNRTSRSRTVSPSDSQTQEKTLGNPNVPEGQPDLVPNADVLSALPEHVQTSVGATDPPPSDTSSPDPKPTPTTNSAEQEAEGFKVLNPGSKARSPGPTSEDSAADSGIPPAPPDPGSPGGSPPRSPDSYQVALGRNLLDPNLYRPDVENDYMRSMTSLLGCGEGSISSLTDILVWSDTATRMGVAVGILASGCSSPADRLQDEGPRLRTVASLLRSARSAFSSGVMSGTGSALRSVTHLLESVERRTMEGIRSAMRYLAHHLTSRWARTGPSGD, via the exons ATGACCGCTGAGCCCTTGGAAGACCCTGAAGCCAGCAGCAGTTCTACACATGATCTTCCCGAGGCCTCCTCAGACAACACAGCTGATGAAAACTCTGCAGATTTACCCGGAGAGTCCCAAGAACCAGACTCCCTGCCCGATGACGTCCCACCAGGAGACATCGACGAAGTGCTAGCTGAACATGATGTAGATCAAACCTCTGAGGCGAAAGCCATCACCACAGAGCAAAATGAAGAGCAGGACTTCATTCGGACTGATACCTTCATGAGACAAGATGAGGACCTGGTCTCCAAGCAGATTTCCACCATCACGGAGAAAAATGTAGACCAGGTGTCCATGCAGATTAACACAGTTTTTGAGCAGGATAAAGAC CAGGCCTCCATACAGACGGCCACCTTGATGGGACAAGATGAAGACCAGGCATCTTTGCAGATTGCCACTTCGGTGGGACAGAATAAAGATCAGCCCTCCATACAGACTGCCACCTTGATGGGACAGGATGAAGACCAGGCATCTTTGCAGATTGCCACTTCTGTGGGACAGAATAAAGATCAGCCCTCCATGCAGATGGACACCTCCATAGGGCAAGATGTAGAGCCAGCCATCTCTACAGATACAGCAACTTCTGCAGTCAAAGATGAGAGCCCAGATACTCCACATCAGGGCCAGGACAATCCTGAAGAGACCACATCTCTGCTGCCCCAAGACCCAGGTATCCTGCAAGTGTTTGTGGGTTTCCAGAACCCAGTGTGGGACAGGCTAGCTGAAAACAACCGTACAAGTCGGAGCCGGACGGTTTCCCCGAGTGACTCCCAGACCCAGGAAAAGACACTGGGAAACCCGAATGTTCCAGAAGGGCAGCCAGATTTAGTTCCAAATGCTGACGTGCTATCTGCCCTGCCTGAACATGTCCAGACTTCAGTGGGAGCTACTGACCCACCCCCTTCCGATACCAGTAGTCCCGACCCAAAACCCACGCCTACCACCAACTCGGCCGAGCAGGAAGCTGAAGGGTTCAAGGTCTTGAACCCTGGGAGCAAAGCTAGATCGCCAGGGCCGACCAGTGAGGATTCAGCTGCTGACTCAGGTATCCCACCGGCTCCACCTGACCCAGGCTCCCCAGGTGGCAGCCCACCCCGCTCTCCAGATTCCTACCAGGTGGCCTTGGGCAGGAACCTTCTGGACCCCAATCTGTATAGACCTGATGTGGAGAACGACTACATGCGCTCCATGACCAGCCTGCTGGGTTGTGGAGAGGGCTCCATCAGCTCCCTCACAGACATCCTGGTGTGGTCAGACACAGCCACACGCATGGGTGTGGCTGTGGGTATTCTGGCCTCGGGCTGCAGCTCTCCAGCTGACCGGCTACAAGACGAGGGTCCCCGCCTGCGGACTGTCGCCAGCCTCTTGCGCAGCGCCAGGTCAGCTTTCTCCTCTGGGGTGATGTCTGGAACTGGATCAGCCCTGCGCTCTGTCACGCACCTGCTGGAGTCTGTGGAGAGACGGACTATGGAAGGCATCCGTTCAGCTATGCGCTACCTGGCCCATCATCTCACCTCACGCTGGGCTCGCACTGGCCCCAGTGGTGACTAG
- the Tex44 gene encoding testis-expressed protein 44 isoform X6 has translation MTAEPLEDPEASSSSTHDLPEASSDNTADENSADLPGESQEPDSLPDDVPPGDIDEVLAEHDVDQTSEAKAITTEQNEEQDFIRTDTFMRQDEDLVSKQISTITEKNVDQVSMQINTVFEQDKDQASIQTATLMGQDEDQASLQIATSVGQNKDQPSMQMDTSIGQDVEPAISTDTATSAVKDESPDTPHQGQDNPEETTSLLPQDPGILQVFVGFQNPVWDRLAENNRTSRSRTVSPSDSQTQEKTLGNPNVPEGQPDLVPNADVLSALPEHVQTSVGATDPPPSDTSSPDPKPTPTTNSAEQEAEGFKVLNPGSKARSPGPTSEDSAADSGIPPAPPDPGSPGGSPPRSPDSYQVALGRNLLDPNLYRPDVENDYMRSMTSLLGCGEGSISSLTDILVWSDTATRMGVAVGILASGCSSPADRLQDEGPRLRTVASLLRSARSAFSSGVMSGTGSALRSVTHLLESVERRTMEGIRSAMRYLAHHLTSRWARTGPSGD, from the exons ATGACCGCTGAGCCCTTGGAAGACCCTGAAGCCAGCAGCAGTTCTACACATGATCTTCCCGAGGCCTCCTCAGACAACACAGCTGATGAAAACTCTGCAGATTTACCCGGAGAGTCCCAAGAACCAGACTCCCTGCCCGATGACGTCCCACCAGGAGACATCGACGAAGTGCTAGCTGAACATGATGTAGATCAAACCTCTGAGGCGAAAGCCATCACCACAGAGCAAAATGAAGAGCAGGACTTCATTCGGACTGATACCTTCATGAGACAAGATGAGGACCTGGTCTCCAAGCAGATTTCCACCATCACGGAGAAAAATGTAGACCAGGTGTCCATGCAGATTAACACAGTTTTTGAGCAGGATAAAGACCAGGCCTCCATACAGACGGCCACCTTGATGGGACAAGATGAAGACCAG GCATCTTTGCAGATTGCCACTTCTGTGGGACAGAATAAAGATCAGCCCTCCATGCAGATGGACACCTCCATAGGGCAAGATGTAGAGCCAGCCATCTCTACAGATACAGCAACTTCTGCAGTCAAAGATGAGAGCCCAGATACTCCACATCAGGGCCAGGACAATCCTGAAGAGACCACATCTCTGCTGCCCCAAGACCCAGGTATCCTGCAAGTGTTTGTGGGTTTCCAGAACCCAGTGTGGGACAGGCTAGCTGAAAACAACCGTACAAGTCGGAGCCGGACGGTTTCCCCGAGTGACTCCCAGACCCAGGAAAAGACACTGGGAAACCCGAATGTTCCAGAAGGGCAGCCAGATTTAGTTCCAAATGCTGACGTGCTATCTGCCCTGCCTGAACATGTCCAGACTTCAGTGGGAGCTACTGACCCACCCCCTTCCGATACCAGTAGTCCCGACCCAAAACCCACGCCTACCACCAACTCGGCCGAGCAGGAAGCTGAAGGGTTCAAGGTCTTGAACCCTGGGAGCAAAGCTAGATCGCCAGGGCCGACCAGTGAGGATTCAGCTGCTGACTCAGGTATCCCACCGGCTCCACCTGACCCAGGCTCCCCAGGTGGCAGCCCACCCCGCTCTCCAGATTCCTACCAGGTGGCCTTGGGCAGGAACCTTCTGGACCCCAATCTGTATAGACCTGATGTGGAGAACGACTACATGCGCTCCATGACCAGCCTGCTGGGTTGTGGAGAGGGCTCCATCAGCTCCCTCACAGACATCCTGGTGTGGTCAGACACAGCCACACGCATGGGTGTGGCTGTGGGTATTCTGGCCTCGGGCTGCAGCTCTCCAGCTGACCGGCTACAAGACGAGGGTCCCCGCCTGCGGACTGTCGCCAGCCTCTTGCGCAGCGCCAGGTCAGCTTTCTCCTCTGGGGTGATGTCTGGAACTGGATCAGCCCTGCGCTCTGTCACGCACCTGCTGGAGTCTGTGGAGAGACGGACTATGGAAGGCATCCGTTCAGCTATGCGCTACCTGGCCCATCATCTCACCTCACGCTGGGCTCGCACTGGCCCCAGTGGTGACTAG
- the Tex44 gene encoding testis-expressed protein 44 isoform X4, translated as MTAEPLEDPEASSSSTHDLPEASSDNTADENSADLPGESQEPDSLPDDVPPGDIDEVLAEHDVDQTSEAKAITTEQNEEQDFIRTDTFMRQDEDLVSKQISTITEKNVDQVSMQINTVFEQDKDQASIQTATLMGQDEDQASLQIATSVGQNKDQPSIQTATLMGQDEDQASLQIATSVGQNKDQPSMQMDTSIGQDVEPAISTDTATSAVKDESPDTPHQGQDNPEETTSLLPQDPGILQVFVGFQNPVWDRLAENNRTSRSRTVSPSDSQTQEKTLGNPNVPEGQPDLVPNADVLSALPEHVQTSVGATDPPPSDTSSPDPKPTPTTNSAEQEAEGFKVLNPGSKARSPGPTSEDSAADSGIPPAPPDPGSPGGSPPRSPDSYQVALGRNLLDPNLYRPDVENDYMRSMTSLLGCGEGSISSLTDILVWSDTATRMGVAVGILASGCSSPADRLQDEGPRLRTVASLLRSARSAFSSGVMSGTGSALRSVTHLLESVERRTMEGIRSAMRYLAHHLTSRWARTGPSGD; from the exons ATGACCGCTGAGCCCTTGGAAGACCCTGAAGCCAGCAGCAGTTCTACACATGATCTTCCCGAGGCCTCCTCAGACAACACAGCTGATGAAAACTCTGCAGATTTACCCGGAGAGTCCCAAGAACCAGACTCCCTGCCCGATGACGTCCCACCAGGAGACATCGACGAAGTGCTAGCTGAACATGATGTAGATCAAACCTCTGAGGCGAAAGCCATCACCACAGAGCAAAATGAAGAGCAGGACTTCATTCGGACTGATACCTTCATGAGACAAGATGAGGACCTGGTCTCCAAGCAGATTTCCACCATCACGGAGAAAAATGTAGACCAGGTGTCCATGCAGATTAACACAGTTTTTGAGCAGGATAAAGACCAGGCCTCCATACAGACGGCCACCTTGATGGGACAAGATGAAGACCAG GCATCTTTGCAGATTGCCACTTCGGTGGGACAGAATAAAGATCAGCCCTCCATACAGACTGCCACCTTGATGGGACAGGATGAAGACCAGGCATCTTTGCAGATTGCCACTTCTGTGGGACAGAATAAAGATCAGCCCTCCATGCAGATGGACACCTCCATAGGGCAAGATGTAGAGCCAGCCATCTCTACAGATACAGCAACTTCTGCAGTCAAAGATGAGAGCCCAGATACTCCACATCAGGGCCAGGACAATCCTGAAGAGACCACATCTCTGCTGCCCCAAGACCCAGGTATCCTGCAAGTGTTTGTGGGTTTCCAGAACCCAGTGTGGGACAGGCTAGCTGAAAACAACCGTACAAGTCGGAGCCGGACGGTTTCCCCGAGTGACTCCCAGACCCAGGAAAAGACACTGGGAAACCCGAATGTTCCAGAAGGGCAGCCAGATTTAGTTCCAAATGCTGACGTGCTATCTGCCCTGCCTGAACATGTCCAGACTTCAGTGGGAGCTACTGACCCACCCCCTTCCGATACCAGTAGTCCCGACCCAAAACCCACGCCTACCACCAACTCGGCCGAGCAGGAAGCTGAAGGGTTCAAGGTCTTGAACCCTGGGAGCAAAGCTAGATCGCCAGGGCCGACCAGTGAGGATTCAGCTGCTGACTCAGGTATCCCACCGGCTCCACCTGACCCAGGCTCCCCAGGTGGCAGCCCACCCCGCTCTCCAGATTCCTACCAGGTGGCCTTGGGCAGGAACCTTCTGGACCCCAATCTGTATAGACCTGATGTGGAGAACGACTACATGCGCTCCATGACCAGCCTGCTGGGTTGTGGAGAGGGCTCCATCAGCTCCCTCACAGACATCCTGGTGTGGTCAGACACAGCCACACGCATGGGTGTGGCTGTGGGTATTCTGGCCTCGGGCTGCAGCTCTCCAGCTGACCGGCTACAAGACGAGGGTCCCCGCCTGCGGACTGTCGCCAGCCTCTTGCGCAGCGCCAGGTCAGCTTTCTCCTCTGGGGTGATGTCTGGAACTGGATCAGCCCTGCGCTCTGTCACGCACCTGCTGGAGTCTGTGGAGAGACGGACTATGGAAGGCATCCGTTCAGCTATGCGCTACCTGGCCCATCATCTCACCTCACGCTGGGCTCGCACTGGCCCCAGTGGTGACTAG
- the Tex44 gene encoding testis-expressed protein 44 isoform X2 produces the protein MTAEPLEDPEASSSSTHDLPEASSDNTADENSADLPGESQEPDSLPDDVPPGDIDEVLAEHDVDQTSEAKAITTEQNEEQDFIRTDTFMRQDEDLVSKQISTITEKNVDQVSMQINTVFEQDKDQASIQTATLMGQDEDQAFLQIATSVGQNKDQASIQTATLMGQDEDQASLQIATSVGQNKDQPSIQTATLMGQDEDQASLQIATSVGQNKDQPSMQMDTSIGQDVEPAISTDTATSAVKDESPDTPHQGQDNPEETTSLLPQDPGILQVFVGFQNPVWDRLAENNRTSRSRTVSPSDSQTQEKTLGNPNVPEGQPDLVPNADVLSALPEHVQTSVGATDPPPSDTSSPDPKPTPTTNSAEQEAEGFKVLNPGSKARSPGPTSEDSAADSGIPPAPPDPGSPGGSPPRSPDSYQVALGRNLLDPNLYRPDVENDYMRSMTSLLGCGEGSISSLTDILVWSDTATRMGVAVGILASGCSSPADRLQDEGPRLRTVASLLRSARSAFSSGVMSGTGSALRSVTHLLESVERRTMEGIRSAMRYLAHHLTSRWARTGPSGD, from the exons ATGACCGCTGAGCCCTTGGAAGACCCTGAAGCCAGCAGCAGTTCTACACATGATCTTCCCGAGGCCTCCTCAGACAACACAGCTGATGAAAACTCTGCAGATTTACCCGGAGAGTCCCAAGAACCAGACTCCCTGCCCGATGACGTCCCACCAGGAGACATCGACGAAGTGCTAGCTGAACATGATGTAGATCAAACCTCTGAGGCGAAAGCCATCACCACAGAGCAAAATGAAGAGCAGGACTTCATTCGGACTGATACCTTCATGAGACAAGATGAGGACCTGGTCTCCAAGCAGATTTCCACCATCACGGAGAAAAATGTAGACCAGGTGTCCATGCAGATTAACACAGTTTTTGAGCAGGATAAAGACCAGGCCTCCATACAGACGGCCACCTTGATGGGACAAGATGAAGACCAGGCATTTTTGCAGATTGCCACTTCTGTGGGACAGAATAAA GACCAGGCCTCCATACAGACGGCCACCTTGATGGGACAAGATGAAGACCAGGCATCTTTGCAGATTGCCACTTCGGTGGGACAGAATAAAGATCAGCCCTCCATACAGACTGCCACCTTGATGGGACAGGATGAAGACCAGGCATCTTTGCAGATTGCCACTTCTGTGGGACAGAATAAAGATCAGCCCTCCATGCAGATGGACACCTCCATAGGGCAAGATGTAGAGCCAGCCATCTCTACAGATACAGCAACTTCTGCAGTCAAAGATGAGAGCCCAGATACTCCACATCAGGGCCAGGACAATCCTGAAGAGACCACATCTCTGCTGCCCCAAGACCCAGGTATCCTGCAAGTGTTTGTGGGTTTCCAGAACCCAGTGTGGGACAGGCTAGCTGAAAACAACCGTACAAGTCGGAGCCGGACGGTTTCCCCGAGTGACTCCCAGACCCAGGAAAAGACACTGGGAAACCCGAATGTTCCAGAAGGGCAGCCAGATTTAGTTCCAAATGCTGACGTGCTATCTGCCCTGCCTGAACATGTCCAGACTTCAGTGGGAGCTACTGACCCACCCCCTTCCGATACCAGTAGTCCCGACCCAAAACCCACGCCTACCACCAACTCGGCCGAGCAGGAAGCTGAAGGGTTCAAGGTCTTGAACCCTGGGAGCAAAGCTAGATCGCCAGGGCCGACCAGTGAGGATTCAGCTGCTGACTCAGGTATCCCACCGGCTCCACCTGACCCAGGCTCCCCAGGTGGCAGCCCACCCCGCTCTCCAGATTCCTACCAGGTGGCCTTGGGCAGGAACCTTCTGGACCCCAATCTGTATAGACCTGATGTGGAGAACGACTACATGCGCTCCATGACCAGCCTGCTGGGTTGTGGAGAGGGCTCCATCAGCTCCCTCACAGACATCCTGGTGTGGTCAGACACAGCCACACGCATGGGTGTGGCTGTGGGTATTCTGGCCTCGGGCTGCAGCTCTCCAGCTGACCGGCTACAAGACGAGGGTCCCCGCCTGCGGACTGTCGCCAGCCTCTTGCGCAGCGCCAGGTCAGCTTTCTCCTCTGGGGTGATGTCTGGAACTGGATCAGCCCTGCGCTCTGTCACGCACCTGCTGGAGTCTGTGGAGAGACGGACTATGGAAGGCATCCGTTCAGCTATGCGCTACCTGGCCCATCATCTCACCTCACGCTGGGCTCGCACTGGCCCCAGTGGTGACTAG
- the Tex44 gene encoding testis-expressed protein 44 isoform X1, with protein sequence MTAEPLEDPEASSSSTHDLPEASSDNTADENSADLPGESQEPDSLPDDVPPGDIDEVLAEHDVDQTSEAKAITTEQNEEQDFIRTDTFMRQDEDLVSKQISTITEKNVDQVSMQINTVFEQDKDQASIQTATLMGQDEDQAFLQIATSVGQNKDQASIQTATLMGQDEDQASLQIATSVGQNKDQPSIQTATLMGQDEDQASLQIATSVGQNKDQPSMQMDTSIGQDVEPAISTDTATSAVKDESPDTPHQGQDNPEETTSLLPQDPGILQVFVGFQNPVWDRLAENNRTSRSRTVSPSDSQTQEKTLGNPNVPEGQPDLVPNADVLSALPEHVQTSVGATDPPPSDTSSPDPKPTPTTNSAEQEAEGFKVLNPGSKARSPGPTSEDSAADSGIPPAPPDPGSPGGSPPRSPDSYQVALGRNLLDPNLYRPDVENDYMRSMTSLLGCGEGSISSLTDILVWSDTATRMGVAVGILASGCSSPADRLQDEGPRLRTVASLLRSARSAFSSGVMSGTGSALRSVTHLLESVERRTMEGIRSAMRYLAHHLTSRWARTGPSGD encoded by the exons ATGACCGCTGAGCCCTTGGAAGACCCTGAAGCCAGCAGCAGTTCTACACATGATCTTCCCGAGGCCTCCTCAGACAACACAGCTGATGAAAACTCTGCAGATTTACCCGGAGAGTCCCAAGAACCAGACTCCCTGCCCGATGACGTCCCACCAGGAGACATCGACGAAGTGCTAGCTGAACATGATGTAGATCAAACCTCTGAGGCGAAAGCCATCACCACAGAGCAAAATGAAGAGCAGGACTTCATTCGGACTGATACCTTCATGAGACAAGATGAGGACCTGGTCTCCAAGCAGATTTCCACCATCACGGAGAAAAATGTAGACCAGGTGTCCATGCAGATTAACACAGTTTTTGAGCAGGATAAAGACCAGGCCTCCATACAGACGGCCACCTTGATGGGACAAGATGAAGACCAGGCATTTTTGCAGATTGCCAC TTCTGTGGGACAGAATAAAGACCAGGCCTCCATACAGACGGCCACCTTGATGGGACAAGATGAAGACCAGGCATCTTTGCAGATTGCCACTTCGGTGGGACAGAATAAAGATCAGCCCTCCATACAGACTGCCACCTTGATGGGACAGGATGAAGACCAGGCATCTTTGCAGATTGCCACTTCTGTGGGACAGAATAAAGATCAGCCCTCCATGCAGATGGACACCTCCATAGGGCAAGATGTAGAGCCAGCCATCTCTACAGATACAGCAACTTCTGCAGTCAAAGATGAGAGCCCAGATACTCCACATCAGGGCCAGGACAATCCTGAAGAGACCACATCTCTGCTGCCCCAAGACCCAGGTATCCTGCAAGTGTTTGTGGGTTTCCAGAACCCAGTGTGGGACAGGCTAGCTGAAAACAACCGTACAAGTCGGAGCCGGACGGTTTCCCCGAGTGACTCCCAGACCCAGGAAAAGACACTGGGAAACCCGAATGTTCCAGAAGGGCAGCCAGATTTAGTTCCAAATGCTGACGTGCTATCTGCCCTGCCTGAACATGTCCAGACTTCAGTGGGAGCTACTGACCCACCCCCTTCCGATACCAGTAGTCCCGACCCAAAACCCACGCCTACCACCAACTCGGCCGAGCAGGAAGCTGAAGGGTTCAAGGTCTTGAACCCTGGGAGCAAAGCTAGATCGCCAGGGCCGACCAGTGAGGATTCAGCTGCTGACTCAGGTATCCCACCGGCTCCACCTGACCCAGGCTCCCCAGGTGGCAGCCCACCCCGCTCTCCAGATTCCTACCAGGTGGCCTTGGGCAGGAACCTTCTGGACCCCAATCTGTATAGACCTGATGTGGAGAACGACTACATGCGCTCCATGACCAGCCTGCTGGGTTGTGGAGAGGGCTCCATCAGCTCCCTCACAGACATCCTGGTGTGGTCAGACACAGCCACACGCATGGGTGTGGCTGTGGGTATTCTGGCCTCGGGCTGCAGCTCTCCAGCTGACCGGCTACAAGACGAGGGTCCCCGCCTGCGGACTGTCGCCAGCCTCTTGCGCAGCGCCAGGTCAGCTTTCTCCTCTGGGGTGATGTCTGGAACTGGATCAGCCCTGCGCTCTGTCACGCACCTGCTGGAGTCTGTGGAGAGACGGACTATGGAAGGCATCCGTTCAGCTATGCGCTACCTGGCCCATCATCTCACCTCACGCTGGGCTCGCACTGGCCCCAGTGGTGACTAG
- the Tex44 gene encoding testis-expressed protein 44 isoform X3, translating to MTAEPLEDPEASSSSTHDLPEASSDNTADENSADLPGESQEPDSLPDDVPPGDIDEVLAEHDVDQTSEAKAITTEQNEEQDFIRTDTFMRQDEDLVSKQISTITEKNVDQVSMQINTVFEQDKDQASIQTATLMGQDEDQASLQIATSVGQNKDQPSIQTATLMGQDEDQASLQIATSVGQNKDQPSMQMDTSIGQDVEPAISTDTATSAVKDESPDTPHQGQDNPEETTSLLPQDPGILQVFVGFQNPVWDRLAENNRTSRSRTVSPSDSQTQEKTLGNPNVPEGQPDLVPNADVLSALPEHVQTSVGATDPPPSDTSSPDPKPTPTTNSAEQEAEGFKVLNPGSKARSPGPTSEDSAADSGIPPAPPDPGSPGGSPPRSPDSYQVALGRNLLDPNLYRPDVENDYMRSMTSLLGCGEGSISSLTDILVWSDTATRMGVAVGILASGCSSPADRLQDEGPRLRTVASLLRSARSAFSSGVMSGTGSALRSVTHLLESVERRTMEGIRSAMRYLAHHLTSRWARTGPSGD from the exons ATGACCGCTGAGCCCTTGGAAGACCCTGAAGCCAGCAGCAGTTCTACACATGATCTTCCCGAGGCCTCCTCAGACAACACAGCTGATGAAAACTCTGCAGATTTACCCGGAGAGTCCCAAGAACCAGACTCCCTGCCCGATGACGTCCCACCAGGAGACATCGACGAAGTGCTAGCTGAACATGATGTAGATCAAACCTCTGAGGCGAAAGCCATCACCACAGAGCAAAATGAAGAGCAGGACTTCATTCGGACTGATACCTTCATGAGACAAGATGAGGACCTGGTCTCCAAGCAGATTTCCACCATCACGGAGAAAAATGTAGACCAGGTGTCCATGCAGATTAACACAGTTTTTGAGCAGGATAAAGACCAG GCCTCCATACAGACGGCCACCTTGATGGGACAAGATGAAGACCAGGCATCTTTGCAGATTGCCACTTCGGTGGGACAGAATAAAGATCAGCCCTCCATACAGACTGCCACCTTGATGGGACAGGATGAAGACCAGGCATCTTTGCAGATTGCCACTTCTGTGGGACAGAATAAAGATCAGCCCTCCATGCAGATGGACACCTCCATAGGGCAAGATGTAGAGCCAGCCATCTCTACAGATACAGCAACTTCTGCAGTCAAAGATGAGAGCCCAGATACTCCACATCAGGGCCAGGACAATCCTGAAGAGACCACATCTCTGCTGCCCCAAGACCCAGGTATCCTGCAAGTGTTTGTGGGTTTCCAGAACCCAGTGTGGGACAGGCTAGCTGAAAACAACCGTACAAGTCGGAGCCGGACGGTTTCCCCGAGTGACTCCCAGACCCAGGAAAAGACACTGGGAAACCCGAATGTTCCAGAAGGGCAGCCAGATTTAGTTCCAAATGCTGACGTGCTATCTGCCCTGCCTGAACATGTCCAGACTTCAGTGGGAGCTACTGACCCACCCCCTTCCGATACCAGTAGTCCCGACCCAAAACCCACGCCTACCACCAACTCGGCCGAGCAGGAAGCTGAAGGGTTCAAGGTCTTGAACCCTGGGAGCAAAGCTAGATCGCCAGGGCCGACCAGTGAGGATTCAGCTGCTGACTCAGGTATCCCACCGGCTCCACCTGACCCAGGCTCCCCAGGTGGCAGCCCACCCCGCTCTCCAGATTCCTACCAGGTGGCCTTGGGCAGGAACCTTCTGGACCCCAATCTGTATAGACCTGATGTGGAGAACGACTACATGCGCTCCATGACCAGCCTGCTGGGTTGTGGAGAGGGCTCCATCAGCTCCCTCACAGACATCCTGGTGTGGTCAGACACAGCCACACGCATGGGTGTGGCTGTGGGTATTCTGGCCTCGGGCTGCAGCTCTCCAGCTGACCGGCTACAAGACGAGGGTCCCCGCCTGCGGACTGTCGCCAGCCTCTTGCGCAGCGCCAGGTCAGCTTTCTCCTCTGGGGTGATGTCTGGAACTGGATCAGCCCTGCGCTCTGTCACGCACCTGCTGGAGTCTGTGGAGAGACGGACTATGGAAGGCATCCGTTCAGCTATGCGCTACCTGGCCCATCATCTCACCTCACGCTGGGCTCGCACTGGCCCCAGTGGTGACTAG